CCGGGCTTGCCGGTGGGTTTGAAGTCCTCCATTTCGGGGAGCAGGACCGGGAGTTCACCGGGCGCGACCGCCCGGGTGAGGCCGTTGGGCCTCCCATCGGCGTCCAGTTCGTGGAGGACGGGGATCGGTTCCCCCCAGTAGCGCTGCCGGCTGAAGAGCCAGTCGCGCAGCCGGGTCTTCACCGCGGCGCGCCCGAGGCCCCCCCGCGTCAGCCAGGCGGTGATGGCCGGCTTCGCCTTGGCCGTGGGAACCCCGTCGAGCGAGATTTCGGCGTTGGCCGACTGCATGCCGGGGCCGTCGCCCGCGTAGGCCTCGGGCAGATCCCCCACCCTTTCCCGGTAGGTTCCGCCGTTCAGGGCGCCGGTCTCCCCCCTGGCCTCCATGAGCTTCAGCCACTCCGCCGGGGGCGCCACCACGGCGCGGACGGGGAGCGCGAACTTCCGGGCGAATTCGAGATCGCGCTGGTCGTGGGCCGGCACCGCCATGATGGCTCCGGTCCCGTAGCTGGAGAGGACGTAATCGGCGATCCACACCGGGATGCGCTCACGGTTGACGGGGTTGGTGGCGTAGCCGCCGGTGAAGACGCCGGTTTTCTCGCCGCGTCCCGCAACGCGGTCCTCCTCGCTGGTCGCCGCCGTCCTGGCGCGGTACTCCTCTATCTCCCCGCGCCGCCCGTCGACCGTCACCCGGTCGACCAGCGGGTGTTCCGGGGCCAGGACCATGTAGGTGGCCCCGAAGAGGGTGTCGGGCCGCGTCGTGTAGACGCGGATGGTGTCCGGCTCCGGTTCCCCCGGAAATCCCGACTGGGCCCGGGCCTCCCGCCAGCGGTCGAAATCCTCCTCCGCGCCGAGGTGGAAGTCGACCTCCGCCCCTTCGCTGCGCCCCACCCAGTTCTTCTGCATCTCCTTGATGGCGGCGGGCCATTCGAGCGTCTCCAGGTCCTCCACCAGCCGGTCCGCGTACGCGGTGATGCGCAGCATCCACTGGCGCAGCAGCACGCGCTCCACGGGATGGTTCCCCCGTTCGGACCTCCCGTTGATGACCTCCTCGTCCGCGAGCACCGTGCCGAGCGCGGCGCACCAGTTCACGGGGGATTCGGCCTGGTAAGCCAGCCGGAAGGAGTCCCGGTACCGGCGAACCGCCTCTTCCCCCTGCGCCGCCACCGGTTCCGGGATCGGCAGCTCCTCGATGGGGCGCCCCCGGCCGCGCCGGCGGCGGCCGGCGGGGTCGGTCCACTCCCGATCGGGATCGAACCAGGTATCGAAGAGCAGGAGGAAGATCCACTGGGTCCAGCGCACGTATCCGGGGTCGGTCGTACTCAGTTCACGGTCCCAGTCGTAGCTGAAGCCGAGCTGCTTGATCTGCCGGCGGATATTGGCGATGTTCTTGTCGGTGGTGACTGCCGGATGCGTCCCCGTCTCGATGGCGTACTGCTCGGCGGGGAGGCCGAAGGCGTCGTATCCCATCGGGTGCAGCACGTTGTAGCCCCGCATGCGCTTGTAGCGGCAATACATGTCGGTGGCGCTGTAGCCCTCGGGGTGCCCCACGTGGAGCCCTTCCCCGGAAGGGTAGGGGAACATGTCGAGCACGTACAGCTTCGGCCTGGAGCCGTCGTCGGCCGCCCGGAAGGTCCTGTTTTCCTCCCAGTACCGCTGCCATCGGGCCTCTATCTCATGAGGTTCGTAAACCGGCATTTGGATTCACCTCCGTCAAACGAAAGAGGATATCCGCCTTTGGCCCGTATTTCAAAGAGAGAATGGACCGGAGGCTGCGTCCCGGGAACGTCAGCGGAAGGTTCCCGTGGCGCAGAAGGGGCCCTCGGGCGAGACCGACCCCGGGGCCGGTTCCAGGGTGACGACGGCCGACAGGGCGCGCTCGAGCCCTTCAGGAGTCGAGAGCCGGGCGAAGATGCGCCCCTCGGCGTCCGCCTCGAGCACGTCGACCGGGACCCTGGCCTCGGGGGTCGAAAACCAGAGCTGGTAGACCTGTCCCCGGGGAGCGGGGAGGAAGGAGGCGACGACGAGGCACCGGCGGCGCCCGGCGTCCCAGAGAAGCATGCCCGAATTGGCCGGGGTCGCGGGCTGGCCCACCAGGCGCGCGCTCTGCACCCCCTGCCTGCGCGCCATCCCGAGGATGGTTTCGAGGTCGGCCGACTTCGACTGCAGGGCGCGGAGCTCATCGCCCGTCCGGCCCGCTCCCTCCCTGGCCGCCGCGAGCTCCGCCCGCAGCCGGCCGGCATCCGTGCGGGCCGATTTCCAGGCGAAGGCCCCGCCGAGCGCCAGGGCGGCGCACACGGCCGCAAGCAGCCAGGGGAGGAAGCGGCCGCTGTGACGGGGGGCGGGATCGGCCGACGGGATCTCGAGGATCCTCCCGGATTCCTCCCCCGGTCCCGGCGATTGCGGCGCTCCGGGGCCGGGCGCCTGGGGTTCCCGTTCGATGCGCTCGAGGAGAATGTCCCGGAGGTATTCCGGGGCGCGACGTTCCTCGGACGCCAGCCCCAGGGTGGCCGCGGCCCGCGCGAACCTGCGCTGCTGCGCCCTGCAGACGCCGCACCCTTCCGCAAGATGGATTTCGAACCCGCGGGCCTCCTGCTGGGTCAGGGCGCCGAGGGCATGGAGCGCCGCCAGTTCGCGTATCTCTTCAGTCGCGCGATCGTGCTTCAACCTCATCCTCCTCGGCGGCTTCGGCCAGCCGGTTCATGCCGAGCCGGACAAGGGTTTTGACCGCCCCCGCCGGTTTGCCGGTCCGGGCGGCGATTTCGTCGCAACTCGGCGTCCCGCCGTAGGCCCGGACCAGGATTTCGCGCTGGGCATCGGGGAGGTCCGCCACGGCGGCGCGGGCGCGTTCCTGCTCCCCGGGAGCCGCCGTCGCACCCGTTTCCCCCCCCGGTTCCCGCCGCGGCGCGCCCGGCCGAAGCCAGGAAGCGCCCGCGGACGGTTTCGCGCGGCGCCGCCCGAGGAGCGCCCGGTCGCGCGCCGTCGCGACCAGCCAGTCGAGGGGGGGCACGGCGGGATCGCAGGCCGCGGCGTTTTTCCAGACGTGGGTGTAGGTGTCGAGCAAGGCTTCCTCGGCCCGGGCCCGGTCCCCCGTTATTCCCAAGGCAAGCCCGAAAACGAGGGGGCTGGTCCGGTCGTAGAGTTCCGCCATCGCCCCCCGGTCTCCCTGCCGGACTTTCCCGAGAAGGTCCAGGAGCGCCTGGCCTTCCGACGGGCCCTTTCCGCCGGAACCGACTGTATGCTGCACGCTGCCCCCCGATCCGCCGGATGCGCCGGTCGCGCTCCCATATTACACCAGGAGCAAATGCAACCAAGCCTTGAAACCGATTTTTTGGTACACTGAACGGGCGTGGGACGCGCCCCGGCGCACCCCTGGAAAATGGAATCCTGTTCGGAGGCAAAAGGCCATGACATACCGCGGTTTCGGAGGTTTGGGGTTCGCCCTGCTGGCGGTGATGTTCCTGTTTCAGGGATCGGAACTGTATTCCGGGGATGAGGCCCGGGAGACGCTTGCCGCGGACGGGACCGCAGCGGACGGGGGCGGGGACGGGCCGGGCGCGGAAGAACCGGCCGCGGCACGCGAGGAAGCCTTCGACCGGCTCGACGGGAACCGGAGCGGCACGCTGGAGCGCATGGAGTGGCCCGGCCGGAACCAGAGTTTTCACTACCTGGATACCGACCGTGACGGGGTCCTGAGCCGGCGGGAATTCCTGTCCCGGAAAGCCTTCTGGTGGAACCGCGTGTTCGAGGACCTCGACTTCAACGCCAACCGCCTGATCGACCGGTCGGAGTGGCTGGACGCGGGGGAAGCCTTTGAACGCCTCGACCGGAACCGGGACGGGCAGATCGAAAGCTGGGAATTCTACCATCTCCGCTAGGGCCCGTCCGGGGAGGTCGCGGGAGCGCCATCCCGCATGTTCCATGACCGGGAGGAGTGAGACCGCCGGCGGGAGTGTATGAAACCTGTTCGCTTTATCCACACGTCCGACATCCATCTGGATACCAGTTTTTCAGGCTCCGAAATCCCTTCGCGCCTGGGGGACCGGAAACGGGAGGCTATCCGCGCGGCCCTCCGGCGGATCCTCGAGGACGCGACTCTCGGCGAAGCCGGACTCGTCCTCATCGCCGGCGACCTGT
The sequence above is drawn from the Acidobacteriota bacterium genome and encodes:
- a CDS encoding anti-sigma factor → MKHDRATEEIRELAALHALGALTQQEARGFEIHLAEGCGVCRAQQRRFARAAATLGLASEERRAPEYLRDILLERIEREPQAPGPGAPQSPGPGEESGRILEIPSADPAPRHSGRFLPWLLAAVCAALALGGAFAWKSARTDAGRLRAELAAAREGAGRTGDELRALQSKSADLETILGMARRQGVQSARLVGQPATPANSGMLLWDAGRRRCLVVASFLPAPRGQVYQLWFSTPEARVPVDVLEADAEGRIFARLSTPEGLERALSAVVTLEPAPGSVSPEGPFCATGTFR
- a CDS encoding leucine--tRNA ligase, giving the protein MPVYEPHEIEARWQRYWEENRTFRAADDGSRPKLYVLDMFPYPSGEGLHVGHPEGYSATDMYCRYKRMRGYNVLHPMGYDAFGLPAEQYAIETGTHPAVTTDKNIANIRRQIKQLGFSYDWDRELSTTDPGYVRWTQWIFLLLFDTWFDPDREWTDPAGRRRRGRGRPIEELPIPEPVAAQGEEAVRRYRDSFRLAYQAESPVNWCAALGTVLADEEVINGRSERGNHPVERVLLRQWMLRITAYADRLVEDLETLEWPAAIKEMQKNWVGRSEGAEVDFHLGAEEDFDRWREARAQSGFPGEPEPDTIRVYTTRPDTLFGATYMVLAPEHPLVDRVTVDGRRGEIEEYRARTAATSEEDRVAGRGEKTGVFTGGYATNPVNRERIPVWIADYVLSSYGTGAIMAVPAHDQRDLEFARKFALPVRAVVAPPAEWLKLMEARGETGALNGGTYRERVGDLPEAYAGDGPGMQSANAEISLDGVPTAKAKPAITAWLTRGGLGRAAVKTRLRDWLFSRQRYWGEPIPVLHELDADGRPNGLTRAVAPGELPVLLPEMEDFKPTGKPGGPLEKAVGWMRVTRDGREYLRETNTMPQWAGSCWYYLRFCDPKNSERAWDPERERYWMPVDLYVGGAEHAVLHLLYSRFWHKVLFDRGHVSTMEPFRRLVNQGMILSVTYRNSAGRIVPYRQIRFEEGKAFHAETGEALAGETEKMSKSRGNVIPVDVPIGKYGSDTTRLYEMFMGPLESTKPWSMQGVEGISRFLNRSWRMMIDEDAEAVRPNESVRPGAAPAEEQLRMLHKTIRAVTQDMESLSFNTAISRLMEFVNFFTGQKTRPLECMESYVLMLAPMAPHVAEELWRALGHEDSLACAPWPSFDPKYTEESVLDMPVQINGKVRGRISVDAGASREQVQEAALADPRIRKHLEGATVRKVIAIPGKLVNIVAG